Proteins from one Monodelphis domestica isolate mMonDom1 chromosome 6, mMonDom1.pri, whole genome shotgun sequence genomic window:
- the LOC103106870 gene encoding zinc finger protein 239-like codes for MALERDRLPAQEVVTFKDVAVDFTQEEWRLLAPPQKELYKEVMLENAQNLLSVEGEIRTEMKVTPIEVSLSGKEMDQQRLKSDVPDNVTWREFCVESQNSSYFEHQRMNSEEKSSECKQCGKTFRQRPKLAIHQRIHTGEKPYECKQCGKTFSQSSNLAVHQRIHTGEKPYECNHCGKTFSQRSHLAEHQRIHSGEKPYECKQCGKTFRQSSNLAIHQRIHTGERPYGCKQCGKTFSQSSILAEHQRIHTGERPYKCKQCGKTFSQSSSLAEHQRIHTGERPYECKQCGKTFNQRSHLAVHQRIHTGEKPYECKQCGKTFSRSSHLAKHQRIHTGENASNVDRHSYGAPLLLYIRETSDFHIEVSPCSKSDNSL; via the exons ATGGCCTTGGAGAGGGACAGACTCCCAGCCCAG GAGGTGGTGAccttcaaggatgtggctgtggatttcacccaggaggagtggcgcctcttggcccctccccagaaggagctgtacaaggaggtgatgctggagaatgcccagaacctgctctctgtgg aaggAGAGATCAGAACTGAAATGAAGGTGACTCCAATAGAGGTGAGCCTTTCTGGGAAAGAAATGGACCAGCAGAGACTCAAGAGTGATGTTCCAGATAATGTAACTTGGAGAGAATTTTGTGTTGAATCTCAAAATTCATCCTATTTTGAACATCAAAGAATGAACTCTGAGGAAAAGTCTagtgaatgcaagcaatgtggaaagacatttagaCAGAGACCAAAacttgctatacatcagagaatccacactggggagaaaccttatgaatgcaagcaatgtggaaagacattcagtcagagctccaatcttgctgtacatcagagaatccacactggggagaaaccttatgaatgcaatcattgtggaaagacattcagtcagagatcCCATCTTGctgaacatcaaagaatccactctggtgagaaaccttatgaatgcaagcaatgtggaaagacattcagacaGAGCTCCAatcttgctatacatcagagaatccacactggggagagaccttatggatgcaagcaatgtggaaagacattcagtcagagctccattcttgctgaacatcagagaattcacactggggagagaccttataaatgcaagcaatgtggaaagacattcagtcagagctctAGTCTTGCtgaacaccagagaattcacactggagagagaccttatgaatgcaagcaatgtggaaagacatttaatCAGAGATCCCATCTTGCtgtgcatcagagaatccacactggggagaaaccctatgaatgcaaacagtgtggaaagacattcagtcggagctcccatcttgctaaacatcagagaatccatactggggagaaTGCTAGCAATGTGGATAGACATTCATATGGAGCTCCACTCTTGCTCTACATAAGAGAAACCTCAGACTTTCACATAGAGGTCTCACCTTGCTCTAAATCAGACAATTCACTCTAG